The genome window GGCAACAACGGCCTGTTGCAAAGGCCGCAACGTCACATGCTGGACCGTCAGTTGCCTGCTCGCCGACCATTCGTCCCTGACCGAGGCAAGAGTGAAAACCTCGTTGTAATACTGGATGCCGGCGTTGGGGTTTTTCTCCTGCGACATGAGATTGTCGAGCAAATGGGAGGCGACCCGCAGGATTTCCTCCTTGCGCACGCCGTAATTGATGAGTTCGTTGTAGAAGCCTTTCGAAACCAGTTTGAGCATCTGGTCGCGCTGCTGTTTCCTGGCCGACTTCTCTTCGTTCCCGTCGTTCATGCATCATGCGGGTTGGTGTCGTTCCGCCGATCCCATTTGTTCTCCGAGAGGGCGGAAGTCCAGATTTTTTTCCGCTGTCACTCCGGTTCAATCCGCCGCCGGCTTGAGCTCCGCGAGCGTGACACCTTCGCGTTCGCGCAAGGTGGCTTCGACCTTCGGCACGTATAACTGCGTCTCGGCGGGCAGGCGTCCGGCGATGGCTTCAAACGTGCGCGCCTTCTGCTTTTGGAGCAATTCACCCACGCGGCCTTCGCCGGCGTTGTAGGCGGCCAGGGCCAGCCGCCAGTCGCCGAACTGTCCATAGAGCCGGCGCAAATGCCGGGCCGCCGCGCGCGCGCTCTTTTCCGTCTGCAACCGTTCGTCCGAGGGACGCAGCGAGAGATTGAGCGAGCGGGCCGTGCCGGGCATCAACTGAAACATCCCGACGGCGCCGGAAGGGCTTCGCGCGGCCGGGTCGAACGAGGACTCGACCTCGGCGACCCAGACGAGTTCGGGCGGTAATTTTTCCGCGGTGAAAATCTCCTTCAGGCGGGGCACGCAATCCCGTGCGAGCGGCGGAAGCGGACGCCGCCTCACTTCTCTCACCCAAACGCTGCTTTCGGCCCGGGGCGAAGGATTCGGCAGACGGGACGGCCCGGTTTTGTCGGGTTTCGCTTCGCGCCGCAGCTCTTCGGAGACATCGAAGTAATCGAGGCGGGTTTGCAACCACAC of Candidatus Angelobacter sp. contains these proteins:
- a CDS encoding lytic transglycosylase domain-containing protein — translated: MRRICAVLAGLSIVLTAKAQELEIDPDEILQSVQEWAKDNLDDTALDELGVDKERVQKFLAELRKRFQGSYVYDLGALHETATNLLPVLKQFEETRPYAVWLQTRLDYFDVSEELRREAKPDKTGPSRLPNPSPRAESSVWVREVRRRPLPPLARDCVPRLKEIFTAEKLPPELVWVAEVESSFDPAARSPSGAVGMFQLMPGTARSLNLSLRPSDERLQTEKSARAAARHLRRLYGQFGDWRLALAAYNAGEGRVGELLQKQKARTFEAIAGRLPAETQLYVPKVEATLREREGVTLAELKPAAD